DNA from Gramella sp. MAR_2010_147:
TCTATGGGTACGATCCTTTTGATTATTATGATTTGGTGATTTTAATCAATGGGATCTACCGAGACCAGGTTTGGTTCCAGAACAGAGCTTCAATCAATGATCTCAACTGCACATTCCAATAATATTAGTGTAATAGCAGATATCGTGCTAAATCATAATAGTGGCGGTGCTTCTGAAAATAATCGTACACCGGTACATCTACTTATACCGATTATGATCCTGCTTCAGGTTTATTTTACAGGTCTGCTGCAGATTTTCATCCTAATGATACCATAGC
Protein-coding regions in this window:
- a CDS encoding alpha-amylase family glycosyl hydrolase, which translates into the protein MGSTETRFGSRTELQSMISTAHSNNISVIADIVLNHNSGGASENNRTPVHLLIPIMILLQVYFTGLLQIFILMIP